One Stigmatopora argus isolate UIUO_Sarg chromosome 12, RoL_Sarg_1.0, whole genome shotgun sequence genomic window carries:
- the rc3h1b gene encoding roquin-1 isoform X3, producing the protein MPVQAPQWTEFLLCPICTQTFEETVRRPISLGCGHTVCKMCLNKLHRKACPFDQTAISTDIEQLPVNTALLQLVGGQVPKAQPVALISSPEDSQHYEEARQCVEELALYLKPLSNTRGVGLSSTAQSMLSRPMQRKLVTLVHCQLVEEEGRVRAMRAARSLGERTVTELILQHQNPQQLSSNLWAAVRARGCQFLGPAMQEEALKLVLLALEDGSALSRKVLVLFVVQRLEPRFPQASKTSIGHVVQLLYRASCFKVTKRDEDSSLMQLKEEFRTYEALRREHDSQIVQIAMEGGLRIAPDQWSSLLYGDQSHKSHMQSIIDKLQTPASFAQSVQELTIALQRTGDPANLNRLRPHLELLANIDPSPDAPPPTWEQLEKGLVAVKTVVHGLVDFIQNHSKKGADPQQPPQHSKYKTYMCRDMKLKGGCPRGASCTFAHSQEELEKYRKMNKRLAARLPGSGGPEEGLSLDMARKPSPLTNGAITQSLPQLIARGTDNVPYELLRKPLKKDGGTLSAPGSPPDLLDPVPKTGMALPPHAMMHARIPPDHLSGVKQMPVIARGSPVYSQQQLPEMFYSDTRPPPSASQYEPSQYQPGYPYQQPPQYVSRDYMRNPPPPSESGPPYHDPYPGYGPPERPYQTPHSGAPFSYPHPSHYDRGRHGAYTGPPPPPQPYPSQRDGLVRISSTPLDVPPQSAGQANSLYHPDPSVRDRYAPEGYYPSGAQSQPMRTYVRGPSYAGSQPSLDYLHRRRQELLSQLEERKVISPPPFAASPTPSHPFPSDYPPEYGDESSKSIGKCREPDYAGQYSPWSCDTISSYIGTKDAKPKDVMVSGGMDMMNVDAKVLREPSLEAPRRGAEVKDDDPIIPFGPQPTVSRFGAISRTSKTGYQTGPIQTMVSNPQNPNTKHMTMAAEYTYGTHAGWGGTAYSTHQTSQEREQLKIELQQVNQQINQQTQMQNMESGSNPLLLQREASALAGSPVTSSQGQAVASHSQLPPKWPTGGASSAAVSSEQLSLELHQVEREIGKRTREMAMEKQVAHEVQQYKLKSAENGQPEHKTQLEEISLALSDVSNGSSSLQEGPVGASMISLTNKTSTLSLCSDPVGTGSEIQKNGVVHSCS; encoded by the exons ATGCCGGTTCAAGCCCCACAGTGGACAGAGTTCCTGCTCTGTCCGATCTGCACGCAGACATTTGAGGAGACCGTTCGGCGGCCCATCAGTTTGGGCTGCGGACACACCGTCTGTAAGATGTGCCTGAATAAACTGCACCGCAAGGCCTGTCCATTCGACCAGACGGCCATCAGCACGGACATCGAGCAGTTGCCTGTCAACACAGCTTTGCTGCAATTGGTGGGAGGCCAG GTTCCTAAGGCTCAGCCAGTTGCCTTGATTAGCAGTCCTGAGGACTCGCAACATTACGAGGAGGCGCGACAATGTGTGGAGGAGCTGGCCCTCTACCTAAAACCCCTAAGCAACACACGAG GGGTCGGTCTGAGCAGCACAGCCCAAAGCATGCTGAGTCGACCCATGCAGAGGAAACTGGTCACACTGGTCCACTGCCAGCTAGTGGAGGAAGAAGGCCGCGTACGAGCCATGAGGGCAGCCCGCTCTCTGGGTGAGCGAACAGTCACGGAGCTCATTTTGCAGCACCAGAACCCCCAACAGTTGTCGTCCAACCTGTGGGCTGCTGTCCGTGCGCGTGGGTGTCAGTTTCTTGGCCCAG CGATGCAAGAAGAGGCCCTGAAACTGGTTCTACTCGCCTTGGAGGATGGCTCTGCTCTGTCCAGGAAGGTGTTGGTGCTCTTTGTTGTCCAGAGGCTTGAACCTCGCTTTCCACAGGCCTCCAAGACAAGCATAGGACACGTGGTCCAGCTCCTTTACAGGGCCTCTTGCTTCAAA GTGACCAAACGTGACGAAGATTCATCCCTCATGCAACTCAAGGAAGAGTTCCGTACTTATGAGGCTCTGCGGCGCGAACACGACTCTCAGATTGTTCAAATTGCCATGGAGGGCGGCTTGCGCATCGCACCCGACCAGTGGTCTTCTCTGTTATACGGGGATCAGTCGCACAAGTCACACATGCAGTCTATCATCGATAAG CTCCAGACTCCGGCATCCTTTGCTCAGAGTGTACAAGAACTCACAATTGCCCTGCAGAGGACTGGAGACCCAGCTAACCTCAACAGGCTGCGGCCACACCTTGAGCTGCTCGCCAACATCGACCCCAGCCCCG ATGCCCCCCCTCCCACTTGGGAGCAGCTGGAGAAGGGTCTGGTAGCGGTGAAGACAGTCGTGCACGGTTTAGTGGACTTCATCCAGAACCACAGCAAGAAGGGAGCTGACCCGCAGCAG CCTCCCCAGCACAGCAAGTACAAGACGTACATGTGTCGCGACATGAAACTGAAAGGAGGCTGTCCTCGTGGAGCGAGCTGCACCTTTGCTCACTCTCAGGAAGAATTGGAGAA GTATCGAAAAATGAATAAGCGCCTGGCAGCCCGCCTCCCCGGTTCAGGGGGGCCAGAAGAGGGCCTTTCCCTCGACATGGCCAGAAAGCCTTCACCTCTCACCAATGGAGCCATCACACAGTCCCTCCCTCAACTCATCGCACGTGGCACGGACAATGTCCCATATGAGCTCCTCAGGAAGCCCCTCAAGAAAGACGGAGGGACTCTAAGTGCCCCGGGATCCCCACCTGATCT CCTGGACCCTGTGCCCAAGACTGGTATGGCCCTACCACCGCACGCCATGATGCACGCACGGATCCCTCCTGACCACCTCTCCGGAGTGAAGCAAATGCCTGTAATCGCCCGTGGTTCGCCAGTGTATTCCCAGCAACAGCTTCCTGAGATGTTCTACTCTGACACAAGGCCTCCGCCGTCTGCTTCCCAGTATGAGCCCTCGCAGTACCAACCAG GGTACCCCTACCAGCAGCCACCACAGTATGTTTCTAGGGATTACATGCGTAACCCTCCACCTCCAAGTGAGTCGGGACCTCCTTACCATGATCCGTACCCTGGTTATGGCCCACCCGAGCGCCCCTACCAAACCCCCCACTCCGGTGCCCCCTTTTCGTATCCTCACCCATCACACTACGACCGCGGACGCCACGGGGCCTACACCGGACCGCCGCCTCCCCCGCAACCTTATCCGTCTCAGAGGGATGGTCTCGTCAGGATAAGCTCCACGCCATTGGATGTTCCGCCACAATCCGCAGGACAGGCGAACTCGCTCTACCACCCAGACCCCAGTGTTCGGGATCGATACGCACCAGAAGGTTACTACCCGTCAGGAGCCCAATCACAACCCATGAGAACTTATGTCAGG GGGCCGTCATATGCCGGGTCCCAGCCGAGTCTAGACTATCTACACCGCCGTCGGCAAGAACTCCTCTCTCAGCTCGAGGAAAGGAAAGTCATCTCCCCTCCACCATTTGCAGCCTCGCCGACTCCATCTCACCCGTTTCCTAGTGACTACCCTCCCGAG TATGGCGACGAAAGCTCCAAGAGCATCGGCAAATGCAGAGAGCCAGACTATGCTGGCCAGTACTCTCCGTGGTCGTGTGATACTATTAGTTCGTACATTGGCACCAAAGATGCCAAACCCAAAGATGTTATGGTGTCCGGTGGCATGGACATGATG AATGTCGATGCCAAGGTTCTGAGGGAACCATCTTTGGAGGCGCCAAGGAGGGGTGCAGAAGTAAAGGACGACGACCCGATTATCCCTTTCGGTCCCCAGCCTACCGTTTCACGATTTGGCGCCATCTCGCGTACCTCTAAGACGGGCTACCAGACCGGGCCCATCCAGACTATGGTGTCCAACCCCCAGAACCCAAACACTAAACATATGACCATGGCTG CAGAGTACACATATGGAACTCATGCAGGATGGGGTGGAACTGCATATTCCACCCACCAGACATCCCAGGAAAGAGAGCAGCTAAAAATTGAGTTGCAGCAGGTCAACCAGCAGATCAACCAACAGACGCAGatgcaaaacatggag TCTGGCAGTAATCCACTACTGCTGCAGAGAGAAGCCAGCGCCCTGGCCGGCTCGCCGGTGACCAGCAGCCAAGGCCAGGCTGTCGCTTCTCATTCCCAGCTGCCCCCCAAGTGGCCAACAGGGGGGGCGAGTTCTGCAGCCGTCTCCAGTGAACAGCTAAGCCTGGAGCTTCACCAGGTGGAGAGAGAGATTGGAAAGCGCACCCGAGAAATGGCAATG GAGAAGCAAGTAGCCCACGAGGTCCAACAGTACAAGCTGAAATCGGCTGAAAATGGACAACCTGAGCACAAAACACAACTGGAAGAAATCTCCCTCGCTCTCAG TGATGTATCAAATGGCTCCAGCAGCCTGCAAGAAGGTCCAGTGGGCGCATCCATGATTTCTCTGACAAACAAGACGTCGACGTTGAGCCTCTGTTCTGACCCGGTCGGCACCGGCTCAGAAATTCAGAAGAACGGGGTTGTCCATTCCTGCTCTTAA